One genomic segment of Candidatus Atribacteria bacterium ADurb.Bin276 includes these proteins:
- the dnaA gene encoding Chromosomal replication initiator protein DnaA translates to MNDVSSTLDGLWIKTISYLEKQLSVPEYAAWIETIHPISFRDNELILSVPSGLAREKVEQKYLDLLRFSFSKTVGKDISDLKVILSVDNYPPISQNPTPILVSQSSDWEKPNLNPRYSFSSFVVGNSNKFAHAAAVAVAESPAKSYNPLFIYGGVGLGKTHLMHAIGHQVLKKNQSARIVYSSSEKFTNELINSIRDDKTEDFRQKYRNVDVLLIDDIQFLAGKERTQEEFFHTFNTLHDALKQIVLTSDRPPKEIPTLEDRLRSRFEWGLLADIQPPDLETRIAILRKKAETEHIDIPDEVILFIADRIPSNIRELEGALVRIKAYCTLNQISPNPEIAEEILKDILPKTVAKKISVSTIQRVVSEHYSIKPGLMRAKKRTREVAFPRQIAMYITRSLTSYSLPAIGEEFGGRDHTTVLHAYEKIKTDMENNPQLSQEISGIIEKIQREGS, encoded by the coding sequence ACCATCTCTTATTTGGAAAAGCAATTATCGGTTCCAGAATATGCAGCTTGGATTGAAACAATTCATCCTATTTCCTTTCGTGACAATGAATTAATTCTTAGTGTTCCTTCCGGCTTGGCACGGGAGAAGGTCGAACAGAAATATTTGGATTTACTTCGCTTTTCTTTTTCAAAAACCGTTGGGAAAGATATTTCAGACTTGAAAGTTATACTTTCTGTGGATAATTATCCTCCAATTTCTCAAAATCCTACTCCTATTCTTGTTTCTCAATCTAGCGATTGGGAAAAGCCCAACCTTAACCCTCGTTATAGTTTTTCTTCTTTTGTTGTCGGTAATAGTAATAAGTTTGCCCACGCTGCTGCGGTTGCCGTGGCAGAAAGCCCTGCTAAATCGTACAATCCCCTTTTCATCTATGGGGGAGTCGGTTTAGGAAAAACACACTTAATGCACGCAATTGGGCACCAGGTATTAAAAAAAAATCAATCAGCTCGTATTGTCTATTCTTCTTCTGAAAAATTCACCAATGAGTTAATCAATTCCATAAGGGACGATAAGACTGAGGATTTTCGTCAAAAATACCGTAATGTTGACGTTCTTCTTATTGATGATATTCAATTTTTAGCCGGCAAAGAGAGAACTCAAGAAGAATTTTTTCATACTTTTAATACTCTCCATGATGCTTTAAAGCAAATTGTTCTTACCAGCGATCGTCCACCAAAGGAAATACCTACTCTTGAAGATCGATTACGTTCTCGTTTTGAATGGGGATTGTTGGCCGACATCCAACCCCCAGACTTGGAGACGCGTATTGCTATACTCAGGAAAAAGGCGGAAACTGAACATATTGATATCCCTGATGAAGTTATTCTTTTTATTGCTGATCGCATTCCCTCAAACATTAGAGAATTAGAAGGTGCTCTGGTTCGTATTAAGGCTTATTGCACTTTGAATCAAATCAGTCCTAATCCTGAGATAGCTGAGGAAATATTAAAAGATATCCTCCCAAAAACTGTTGCTAAGAAAATCAGTGTGAGCACTATCCAGAGGGTCGTGTCAGAACATTACTCAATAAAACCAGGACTAATGCGAGCTAAGAAGAGAACCAGGGAAGTAGCCTTTCCGAGGCAGATAGCCATGTACATCACCCGTTCCCTGACCAGTTATTCCCTCCCGGCTATTGGAGAAGAGTTTGGTGGGAGAGATCATACAACTGTTCTTCACGCTTATGAAAAAATTAAAACTGACATGGAAAATAATCCACAGCTTTCACAAGAAATTAGTGGAATAATAGAAAAAATACAGCGAGAAGGAAGTTAA